Below is a genomic region from Naumannella halotolerans.
CGTCGCGGGTCACCTCGGCGTCGCCGTAGAAGGAGCCGACGATGCATTCGGTGACGATCTCCGAGCCCTGTTCGGGGGAGAAGAAACCGTCGCCGGCGGCCAGTTCGGCGATCAGCACCGACGCCACCCAGGAGGAGAACCCGTCATAACCCTCCTCGACCAGCACGGTTTGGGTCTGTGCGTCCCGGCCGAACGGCACCCGGTTCTCCGATGACGGCGCCGACCACGGTGAACCCAGCTCGGGATAGGACATCCCGCCGGCATGCACTCTGCCGTCGCCCTGGGCCGGCGGTACGGTCGGGTACTCACTGGGCTGGGGCGGGCACAGGCTCTGCGGCGTCGCGCCACCGCCACCGGGATCGGTGTCGATCACCGAGCGACCGGTCAGCAACTGCGGCAGGATGATCACCGCGCCGACGATCAGCGCGAGCGCGAGCACACCGCCGAGCACCCACCACAGTGCGCCGCTGCGCGGTTGACGTACGGCATAGGGGTTGCTGCCGTTCGGCGCGTACTGGCCCCCTTGAGGCTGCGCCCCGGGCGCCGACGGCTGCTGCCCCCGCGCCGGTCCGGTGCCGGGTGCCGGCGCATGCGGTGTCGGGGACAACTCCTGCGACCACGCCGTGCCGTTCCAGAATCGGAACATGCCCGGTTGCCCACCCGGATCCGGATACCACCCCACCTGGCCACTCATGGCGCCAGTGTAGGGCGGGAGAAGGGCCACCAAAAACGCCGTGCCCGGCCCCTGACGGGACCGGGCACGGCGCCAGAAGTCGGTTGCCGGATCAGCCGAACTTGCCGGTGATGTAGTCCTCCGTGGCCTGCTGCTGCGGGGTGGAGAAGATCCGCTCGGTCGGACCGACCTCGATCAACCGTCCCGGCTTGCCCTGGGCGGCCAGGTTGAAGAATGCGGTCTGGTCGCTGACCCGCGAGGCCTGCTGCATGTTGTGGGTGACGATCACCACCGTGTAGTTCTCCTTCAGCTCACCGATCAGGTCCTCGATGGCCAGGGTGGAGATCGGGTCCAGTGCCGAGCAGGGCTCGTCCATCAAGATCACCTGCGGCTGCACGGCGATCGCCCGGGCGATGCACAGCCGCTGCTGCTGCCCGCCCGACAGACCCGAGCCGGGGGAGTTCAGCCGGTCCTTCACCTCGTTCCACAGGTTGGCCTGCTTCAGCGAGTGCTCCACCAGTTCGTCCATGGCCTTGCCCGACATCCGGCCGCCGTTCAGCCGTACCCCGGCCAGCACGTTCTCCTTGATCGACATGGTGGGGAACGGGTTCGGCCGCTGGAAGACCATGCCGACCTGCCGGCGTACCTGCACCGGGTCGATCTTCGGTCCGTAGAGGTTCTCGTCGTCGAGCATCACCGCACCCTCGACATAGGCGCCGGGGATCACCTCGTGCATCCGGTTCAGGGTCCGCAGGAAGGTGGACTTGCCACAGCCCGACGGACCGATGAAGGCAGTCACGGTCCGGGCCTCGACCTTCAGGCTGACATCCTCGACGGCCTTGAACTTGCCGTAGTAGACGTTCAGGTCCTCGACGTAGATGCGCTTGCTCATCGGTGGTTCCTTCGCAGATGGTTCGGGCTCGAGAAGTGGAGGTGGGGCATCGTCGATCAGCGCACCTTCGGTGCGAACTTCGCCGCGATCAGGCGACCGGCGAGGTTCAACAGCATGACGATCAGGATCAGGGTCAGGGCGCCGGTCCAGGCACGTTCCAGATAGGCCTGGGCATCAGCTCCCTGGTCGACGTAGGAGCGGTAGACGAAGACCGGCAGGGTCATCATCGGCCCGTCGACCGGATTGTTGTTCAGCGAGGCGGTGAAACCGGCGGCGACCAGCAGCGGGGCGGTCTCACCGATCACCCGGGCGACCGCCAGCATCACACCGGTGACCAGGCCTGCCAGGGAGGTCGGCAGCACGACTTTCAGGATGGTCCGCCAC
It encodes:
- a CDS encoding DUF2510 domain-containing protein; this translates as MSGQVGWYPDPGGQPGMFRFWNGTAWSQELSPTPHAPAPGTGPARGQQPSAPGAQPQGGQYAPNGSNPYAVRQPRSGALWWVLGGVLALALIVGAVIILPQLLTGRSVIDTDPGGGGATPQSLCPPQPSEYPTVPPAQGDGRVHAGGMSYPELGSPWSAPSSENRVPFGRDAQTQTVLVEEGYDGFSSWVASVLIAELAAGDGFFSPEQGSEIVTECIVGSFYGDAEVTRDDQRNEAITIDGKEGWIVESHLSFDIEGLETKGETMIVVIVKTSDVTSALYYASIPDTTPELLQPAEDLIDELQVEG
- the pstB gene encoding phosphate ABC transporter ATP-binding protein PstB, yielding MSKRIYVEDLNVYYGKFKAVEDVSLKVEARTVTAFIGPSGCGKSTFLRTLNRMHEVIPGAYVEGAVMLDDENLYGPKIDPVQVRRQVGMVFQRPNPFPTMSIKENVLAGVRLNGGRMSGKAMDELVEHSLKQANLWNEVKDRLNSPGSGLSGGQQQRLCIARAIAVQPQVILMDEPCSALDPISTLAIEDLIGELKENYTVVIVTHNMQQASRVSDQTAFFNLAAQGKPGRLIEVGPTERIFSTPQQQATEDYITGKFG